AGTCCATGAGCTTTTGACAGCTCGCACCGTCATCGAAAGCAAACGCCACCTTATGAACTGGTCGGAACTCTCGGTTGGTCACCAAACAAGGTCGACTGCTTAAACGAACCACTCTTTCAAGAGTCGAACCAATATGATCCATCGCATATTCTGCTGACTCTCCTCTTTTCCCGAGAACGACCAGATCAAAGTCCTTTTCAAACGACTCAATCGAATCAACAAGGAGACCGGTCATAGTCTCAAAGCTCACTTCTTCAGTGACACCCTCCTCTGCCAACGTTTTTCGGGTAAACTCCTCTAACAGTTTGGCCTTCTCGGACTCCATCTCCTGAACACTGGAGACGAGGCTCTGGTAAGGCTGAATCCCTAGACTACCTCCGAAATCCATAACTGCCGGCACTTCAAACCGTCTGAGATCCGAAACATACAAGGCCGTAACCGAAGCACCCGTTGACAGGGAGGTCCAAGCAGCATAGCGCGCCGCCTCCCGTGAATAGGAGGACCCGTCCGTGCAAAGAAGGATTTTGCTAATCATCGTAGGATAAAGCCTGGAGGAACAGTCGTCTTCTTCGGGACCACCAGAATGCCGTCGCGGATGACGATACCGTCTTTTGCGTAGTTCTCTGGCAGTCCTGTAGGATCCAGCGTTACGCCTTCTCCGATTCGAGCATTCTTATCAATGATCGCATTCCTGATCGTGCAATTGCGTCCCACACCAACCGGGATCTCACTAAGAGAATCATCGCTCTCAAAATCCTCGCCACGTCCATTTTCGAATGCGTCCGATCCCATCATGACCACGTTTTCCAAGGTCGAGCCCTCTTCGACAACAGAACGGACACCAATCACCGCCCGTTTAAGCGAACAGCGCGAAAGAATACATCCGTCGGCTATGATCGTGCGCTCGATCCTTGCACCATTGATCTTTGTCGCCGGGAGATAACGCGCCCGCGAGTAGATTCGATTCTCTTCATCAAAAAAATTGAAGGGCGGAACCTCATCGGTTAACCTGAGGTTGGCCTCAAAAAAAGCGGCAACCGTCCCGATGTCTTCCCAATACCCGTCGAAGATGTAACCGTGGAGTTTCTTTTTTCCTAAGAGTTCAGGGATTATTTCCTTTCCGAAATCCGTGTGGGACGACTTTAGAGCTTCCCGTAACACCCCTACATTGAACAAGTAGAGACCCATTGAAGCCAGGCAGACGTCCTCTTTGTGCTCGCCATCAAGGGACGCCTTTAACTTTTTGCTAATCACCAAACTCTCAATCAAGGACGCCTCTTTCGGTTTCTCTACGAACTCAGCAATCGAAAGATCATCCTCCACCCTCATGAGACCAAAAGCAGGCGCCTGTTCTTTGGAAACCGTTGTCGCCGAAACAGTAATGTCTGCATTGCCTTCAACATGCTGCCTGATCATGGGGTTAAAATCCATGCGGTAGAGCTGATCACCGGAGAGAATGAGGATCAGATCCGAATCTCGAATACCAAAGTGCATGAGGTTTTGCCGAACGGCGTCGGCCGTCCCCTGATACCATGAATCCCCGGATTCCGTTTGCTCTGCTGAGAGGATATCCACAAAACCTCCGCCGAACGGATCAAACTTGTAGGACTCCTGAATGTGCCTATGAAGGGAGGCGGTGTTGAATTGGCTCAGGACGTAAATCTGGTTCAGTCCGGAATTGAGACAGTTGCTTATCGGAATGTCTACCAAGCGGTATTTACCCGCGAGAGGGACCGCTGGCTTACAACGCCTTTGCGTCAACGGCCGAAGCCTCGTTCCGCGGCCGCCTCCCATGATGACCGAAATAATTCGTTTCCGCATGGGGCGAAACGCTACTTGAACAGACTCGAAAGTTCCAGCATCATTTCTGGTTTGTCATTCATCTTTTGGTGATATTCTCACCACTGCTTTAACATCATGTGTGGAATTGTCGGATACATCGGTAACAAACAAGCCAGCCCCATTCTATTGAGGGGATTGAAACGCCTTGAGTATCGGGGCTACGACAGTGCCGGTGTTGCGATCCGTGACGACGAGGGTATCCGTCAAGTGCGTCGCGTTGGCCGGGTCCAGAGCCTTTCGACTGCCCTGCAGTCCGATCCACTGAAAGGCACGATCGGCATATCCCACACTCGTTGGGCTACTCATGGGGGGGTCTCAGAACACAATGCCCACCCACATATTAGTTCCGATGGAAAGTTCTCCCTCGTTCATAATGGGGTGATCGAGAACTTCTCCAGCATGAAGCATTTTCTGGAGGACAAGGGTTACTCGTTCTCCTCGGAAACTGACTCCGAAGCACTCGTCAATCTGATTGCCTATCACTACGCCAAGGAACCGGAAAACGGCTCAGGTGAAAGCCGTTTTCTAAGGAGCGTGCGTAAAGCTCTTCTCCACGTCGAGGGAACCTACGGGATCGCGGTCATTTGTATTGACTATCCCGATGTTATGATCGGTGCCCGTCTAGGCTCACCGCTAATTGTAGGCCTAGGAAAAGATGAAAATTTCATCGCCAGCGATGTCGGGGCTCTGGTCGGTGCGACCCTCAACGTGATCTACCTCAATGATGGCGAGCTGGTCGAGCTTTCGAGAGACAATTACCAGGTCATCACTGCCGATGAGGAGTTGGTCGATGCCATCATCCATCAAGTCGATTGGGAGGTCGAAGACTCCGAGAAGGGAGACTTCCGGCATTTCATGCTCAAAGAGATTTTTGAGCAGCCGCGAGCACTTGAAAACGCAATGCGAGGACGGTTCTCCAAGGATGAAAGCTCTGCCAAGTTTGGTGGACTCAACATCGATGTCAGGGAACTCCGACAGGTCGAAAGGATTGTATTTTGCGGTTGCGGCACGGCCTGGCACGCCTGTCTAATCGCTGAGTACCTGATAGAAAAGTACGCCCGAATTCCGGTCGAGGTGGAATACGCGTCTGAATTTCGCTACCGAAACGCACCGCTCGATAGAGATACGTTGATCTTCGTAGTGAGCCAGTCCGGCGAAACGATTGATACTTTGGCGGCTCTGCGTGAGGCGAAGCGCAAGGGCTACCGAACCCTCGCTATCAACAATGTAGTCGGATCCACGATTGCCCGAGAGGCCGACGGTGGAATCTATCAACATGCCGGGCCAGAAATCGGTGTTGCCTCCACAAAAGCATTCACCTCGCAGCTTGTTCTCGTTTCGATGGTCGCTCTCTATTTTGGTCGCATCCGCGATCTCAGCTTTAGTGCCGGCCGCAATTTCGTCCAGTCATTGCGGGAGCTCCCAAGCAAGGTCGAGGAAACGCTTAAGCTGAACGATCAAATCAAGTCAGTTGCCGAGAAATACGCGCAGCACGAGGACTGCCTTTTCCTTGGAAGACAGTTGATGTTTCCGGTGGCGCTCGAAGGGGCTTTGAAGCTGAAGGAAATCTCCTACATCCATGCCGAGGGCTATCCAGCCGCCGAAATGAAGCACGGGCCTATCGCTCTGATCTCCGAGGGATGTCCGTCCGTCTTTCTCGTCGAGGGCGGAGAGATTTTCCAGAAGACGATCGCTAACATGCAGGAGGTGAAAGCACGAAAAGGTAAAGTGATTGCGATCGCCACCGAAGACTGCGACATCCCGGATGGACTAGTCGATGACTTGATCGTTGTTCCCAGCGCAACCGATCCTGCACTACCCATTATCATGAGTGTTCCCCTCCAACTTCTCAGCTACCACATTGCCGTCGCAAGGGATTGCGATGTGGACAAGCCGCGAAATCTGGCCAAGTCGGTTACTGTGGAGTAGGCGAAGTTCTCTCCTCAGTTTCCTTTCGCACCGAGACCTCAGTTGCTGGAGCCGCCAAGCGCACGCCCTCCTCTTCCAAACGTTTAAGGATAACTAAAGTGGTTTTCTCCAACCACTCATTGTAATCCCAGAATGCAGGAGGGTGATACCAGATGAGAACTTTTACGTAAATCCCATCCCGACCGATCCCATCAACGATGACCCGCGGCGGGAAATCCTCATTCTCCCCTTCATGGTTCTCCAAAGACTCTCGGAAGATGGCCAACGCCGTTTCAAGCTCTTCTGCAGTCGTATCCAAAGCGAGGGCAAATTGCATCACTTTGCGAATGTGAGGTCGGCGGCTAATGTTCTCGATTTCAGCCTTTGCCACCGTCTCATTCGGGATCGTGGTTACATGACCATTGAGAAGGTTCAATCGTGTCGAGCGAATGCCAATGTCACCAACCACCCCGTCGAAACCCAAAGCAAGAATTCGATCTCCTGCTTCGAAGGGCTTATCGAGCAAAATCATCATACTGCCCACCATGTCCTTAATCGCCGCCTGCGCTCCAAGTGCGAGAGCCAATCCCCCCACTCCGGCACCGGCAATCAGGGTTGTCATAGGAATTCCGAGACTGTTTCCACCCTCGATTAGGACCACGACAGCCGCGACTATGGTAAGGAGCCGGCCGACAAGACGCACAAGAAGCGGATCAATGCCTTGAGAGGTCTTCGCGGCCGAAGAGGCAGCTACCTCGATGAATCGGTAACCAATCCCGAAGACCGCCATCACCATTGCGACGATAGCGACAACGTTCAGAGAGAAATTTGTCACCGACAATAAATCGCCGTAAATCGATAGCCCCTCATTGATGAACTTCTTCACCAGCATTGGAATCATCACAGCTCCAATCGGAAATACCATTGAAAGGAAGAATCCAAACCGATGACGGTCGTGGTCAAGACGCCGGGAAATCCTACCGAGCTTGAATAAAAGCCACGTCAAAAAGAGCCCGAAGAAAAT
This portion of the Verrucomicrobiota bacterium genome encodes:
- a CDS encoding universal stress protein — its product is MISKILLCTDGSSYSREAARYAAWTSLSTGASVTALYVSDLRRFEVPAVMDFGGSLGIQPYQSLVSSVQEMESEKAKLLEEFTRKTLAEEGVTEEVSFETMTGLLVDSIESFEKDFDLVVLGKRGESAEYAMDHIGSTLERVVRLSSRPCLVTNREFRPVHKVAFAFDDGASCQKLMDFLLHSDWLKPFPLHLLAVAEGEDQGDKVADRIKVAEAALQEAGYQVQTEMLGGLAEDAIADYVERLSIDLLLMGAYGHTRIRRFLIGSTTTETLRRCKIPVLCFH
- a CDS encoding glucose-1-phosphate adenylyltransferase encodes the protein MRKRIISVIMGGGRGTRLRPLTQRRCKPAVPLAGKYRLVDIPISNCLNSGLNQIYVLSQFNTASLHRHIQESYKFDPFGGGFVDILSAEQTESGDSWYQGTADAVRQNLMHFGIRDSDLILILSGDQLYRMDFNPMIRQHVEGNADITVSATTVSKEQAPAFGLMRVEDDLSIAEFVEKPKEASLIESLVISKKLKASLDGEHKEDVCLASMGLYLFNVGVLREALKSSHTDFGKEIIPELLGKKKLHGYIFDGYWEDIGTVAAFFEANLRLTDEVPPFNFFDEENRIYSRARYLPATKINGARIERTIIADGCILSRCSLKRAVIGVRSVVEEGSTLENVVMMGSDAFENGRGEDFESDDSLSEIPVGVGRNCTIRNAIIDKNARIGEGVTLDPTGLPENYAKDGIVIRDGILVVPKKTTVPPGFILR
- the glmS gene encoding glutamine--fructose-6-phosphate transaminase (isomerizing) is translated as MCGIVGYIGNKQASPILLRGLKRLEYRGYDSAGVAIRDDEGIRQVRRVGRVQSLSTALQSDPLKGTIGISHTRWATHGGVSEHNAHPHISSDGKFSLVHNGVIENFSSMKHFLEDKGYSFSSETDSEALVNLIAYHYAKEPENGSGESRFLRSVRKALLHVEGTYGIAVICIDYPDVMIGARLGSPLIVGLGKDENFIASDVGALVGATLNVIYLNDGELVELSRDNYQVITADEELVDAIIHQVDWEVEDSEKGDFRHFMLKEIFEQPRALENAMRGRFSKDESSAKFGGLNIDVRELRQVERIVFCGCGTAWHACLIAEYLIEKYARIPVEVEYASEFRYRNAPLDRDTLIFVVSQSGETIDTLAALREAKRKGYRTLAINNVVGSTIAREADGGIYQHAGPEIGVASTKAFTSQLVLVSMVALYFGRIRDLSFSAGRNFVQSLRELPSKVEETLKLNDQIKSVAEKYAQHEDCLFLGRQLMFPVALEGALKLKEISYIHAEGYPAAEMKHGPIALISEGCPSVFLVEGGEIFQKTIANMQEVKARKGKVIAIATEDCDIPDGLVDDLIVVPSATDPALPIIMSVPLQLLSYHIAVARDCDVDKPRNLAKSVTVE
- a CDS encoding mechanosensitive ion channel family protein, whose product is MIWAPRFGYVWRISVLFLSCFVCTLASDVSDGPLAPADTSSPRGTLESFLLGTEILADALKDRREGKKSNIDIGWEVEKTLDTLDVSEIPKVILRQTSREKALKLREILDRVQLPPLEEVPGADDLELPDRWTLPGTQITIRKVAEGPRAGEYLFSPGTLDRIDRSYDRIKDLPYNDDALEGFYENLRHEPGKAWMRSLVQALPVSFQKNFFGLVVWQWIGYLVSIFFGLFLTWLLFKLGRISRRLDHDRHRFGFFLSMVFPIGAVMIPMLVKKFINEGLSIYGDLLSVTNFSLNVVAIVAMVMAVFGIGYRFIEVAASSAAKTSQGIDPLLVRLVGRLLTIVAAVVVLIEGGNSLGIPMTTLIAGAGVGGLALALGAQAAIKDMVGSMMILLDKPFEAGDRILALGFDGVVGDIGIRSTRLNLLNGHVTTIPNETVAKAEIENISRRPHIRKVMQFALALDTTAEELETALAIFRESLENHEGENEDFPPRVIVDGIGRDGIYVKVLIWYHPPAFWDYNEWLEKTTLVILKRLEEEGVRLAAPATEVSVRKETEERTSPTPQ